GGTATTTCAGGACAAACACAAGAAGCCTCCATGTTGGCCTGATGCGGAGGAACGGTGACGTTCATGGGACAGTGTGTCCTTGCTTCACCCTGAAACTAGACATCAGAGCTTCTGCAGGATTTCGTTCGCCGAGTCTCGAGGAGTCACGGACACATCGGGACCGATTTTTCTGATGAACTCGTCCATGTGAGCAGTTGGTCCAGATTATCGAGGGTTGATGACCTTAATCTGTCGAAGCGGCTCCAACTGAAAATATGTTTCCGGTCTGGACTCAAGCAACATCTGCTGACCCGTATCATCATTTAACTGACCCCTGCCGACCAATCAGAGGGCAGGATTTTCTGGTCTTTAATTACCGGGAGAGAATCGCTCTTTGCTGCTGCTCCGTCTCGACCGTCGAGCTCAGATTGTGTGAAGTTtctgaagaaacaaacagacgCTGCTAAGCAACAGCCTCCCACCTCACGGGCCTCCACCGCCGAGGACGCTGGGAAAGTTTTCACATCGCCACCGCACAGTCGCTCATTCACTTGCGCGGCTTTAACCCTGTGGGCAAGGTCGACttctcttttcagttttgtcattCAGGAGGAAAACTAAAGCTGGAGGAGgaccagaaaaacacacaaatgaaacacacagtCATTAACATCTTCAGCTGTTACATAAACCGCATAAAACTCTATTAAAACCTGAACGTCAGAGAAAAGCTGCTGCATCTCCTTCACAAAGCCGTAGctggaccttgagttaagacggttttgtgttttgtgtcagaaaaaatgttcctggtaacaaaaaagtgaaaagaaaaacagtcagaggTGCAAATGGAATGATAACCACGCACCGGATACACTGATGATGTAATGTCAGGTATTAGCATTTAGATTTTCAGCCCCTGCAAAAAGAGCACATTGGAAATTAGTCTTGTCAGATGTTCAATCAGCAAAATCCACACGTCTTTCTGTGAGTTTTAAATTTGATGAAGGTCTGACATGGTTGTCTTCACACGTGAACCTTGAAAACGAAACGAGTTTACATCTGTGTGAATTTTCCCATTTGAAACGGTGCTGGACGTGATGAATTCACAGGATTTCTATCAGTTCAGATTCGACCTCGTTTTAAAAGGACAATCCTACGCAGTTGAGTTGAATaagtcagctgtgtgtgttcaccGGTTAATGTTTCATTATAACGgactgccctctgctggatgAAACACTGACTACCACACGGAAACACACTTCACCGTTCTCTCattcagatacacacaaacatattaatACACACTACATAAGGTTAAACAACACACTGTGCAAGTTTGCTGTATATTTCAAATCCCTTTCAGGGGAAACACTCGGCTCTTTTTTGcaagatgtttttaaatcaatgaaGTGGAAAGTTCAGAGATAGAAACACACGACGGTAAGATGGCGAAACGACAACAAAATCGACAAAGTGGTGCAACACATTTCTGTGAACTTCAGCAGCAGAGTCGGGACcaactttccaaacaatgtttGATTTCCGCTGTAGAAAGAAACGACAGGAGtgagttcagctgctggacgagtcagaaattttgtttaaatttagttcaacaacaAGACTCATGATTCATTTAGTTAgtctaattatttattttttctccatgtaaatgtaaataacgGCTGGAAAGCCTGAGTTGTCGTAACGCCGTTGACGGGGGTGTACGCTGTGTGACGTAGGAAATGTGTGTACTTGTACAGAGGAGGCGTCAGCGTGGAGATGAAGCCGGAGCTGCACCGAGTGCTGGAGTCCAGGAAAAGAGATCAGCTGATCAAACAGAGGAAACGGGAGGAAGAAGCCCGAAGGAAGATTTCTCCTCTGGAGGCCGAGCTGCTGAAGAGACACAAGAAGCTGGAggaggtgacacacacacacacacacacacacacacacacacacacacacacacacacacacacagctgtgatTTCTGCAGTGACATCTTTAACGAGTCAGATTTTAGACGTAAACTGAGGCTCTTATCAGAGATTGTTGTCAGAGTCGTACGATCCCCAAAGTCactaggattcatcctctggtcGTCACCAATGTTTGAACCAGACGTTGCATCCGTCCAGCAGCTGCTGACACCGGCTGACCTGCCGTCACTAGAGCTGCCGGCAAGGCGAAGAATGAAACGCATCAAACGCGATGAACGTACGGAGAGCGCTAGTAATGTCAGCCAGGGAGGGACGTTCAGATCTGACGGTCCTGTCCAGAGCCGCTTTAGATGTGTCTCGTAAAAAACCAGCGGTCGGATGCATCACATCCGGTCACGACAGACAGAGGAATTTTACCCAGGACGTGTCCCCGTCCCTGCACGACATCAGGTACGTGAATGTTCCTGAGCTTCCGTGTCCctgattgtttttctgtcttcatgttgcagctggagaaacagcaggagaaggagcaggaggaaaacCTGAAAGCTCCGGAGTTCGTTAAAGTGAAGGAGAATCTGAGACGGACGTCTTTTCACagcaaagaggagaaggaggtgtAGAGACGGAGCTGCCGTCCTGGAGACAGGAGACAGCGAACTGAGAGCCAGACTGTCCACATGTTTACAGGACACGCAGGGGACAGGCAGAGACACAGGGAAGACACACTGCCCAGATGTTGACAGCTGGACGGAACAGCTGTGACGTCTCTCAGGAGTCGAGCTCTGAAAGCGCGACCATGGGAGGAAACGTCCAGCGATGACACCTGGAAACAGGCAGAGACTCGGACAACTTAGTGTCTGACCCCCAGTGTTGGACGCATGGTACGCGATGGACGGATCCCCATGGACGTGGACAGCAACCGCAGAGACCGATAGTTCTCCTGattctgtttttagttttggttaGATGTGAGGCGGAATCGACGTGATGATCTAGACTGAATTCTCAATGTAGTGAAGCGGGAGGACTGTCCTCAGACGTCAGTCCTCCCATGGTGCCTTTAGGCAACGGAGGGTGTATGTGGATTTAGGACATTGGACTTTGTTTTGCAGCAGATGCACAGTTTAGAAAAAAGACCTCAGTTACAGGATTTGTTGCTTGTGTCTGGATCTTTGCTCGGACTTTTCTGACCCCGGTTAAGCAGACGTGTCCCGCGGTTTTTCTCTAATACGAGATCAGTGTCCCGTAATTACAAAGACACCGATCTTGTATTTTCTCATCCCTCTAATTCTGTTATCTTGTAGTGACAAGGAGAGATTTGAAACTGAGGCTTGACATGGGCTTCACCCAAAAGCTCCGACGGGTGAAGACACACGTGTCAGACCCTTTATTGATGCAGAAATTGTTGTCGTCTGTTCAAACAAACGGAACTTGTGCCTGAATCTCGTCTGTGCGTCTGTGGATGAGGATTTCACAGGAGGGAAAGACTCACCAACATGTAAAACTTCCAAACAGGTGAAAACCACGTTTTAGAACATGAAAACCACACAAGGTCCTGGACTTACAGGATTCAGTTCTTGAGGTGACGACGTGTTAACCGAGTTTATTACGATGTACAAAAATCATTATTACGTGAAAGCGTCTCAACTCTCATTATTACAAAGTACAGGCCTTTTTTCTTGTAAACGCAAGATACTAATTACCTGTAGTCATAATATACGCAAACTATATTTACGACCTCCATACCTCACGTTACCTTTCTTGTCCTTGCGACACCGGTTAACTAAGAGACGCAGAAGGTCTAATTATTAGAAAGCGTGAGATAATTACAGGGTCATCGATAGTGACAGCTGAATGTACCAGATCAGAAGGTTCCTGTGTGAGAGGACGAGGTGTATCAACCAACAGGCAGGAGACGGTGGGACACGGGGCCTCTGACATTAAAACGATGGGGAATAACTTTGTTTGGACTTTTTACGAGGAGCATCCGGCTCTAACGAGTCACACGGAGGCTCAACCGAAGCCTTACGCCAGTGAACTGACGTTTCGATCTCGGAGCACTTTAGACTTCCACTGTAAATAATCCAGACTAAAATCGAAATCAGACTCTTTTCGTTTATGTCTGACTGTGCTGTGGTTTCTCTTTGTGGCTTTTAAAGCGCTGATCGTTCTGATGAACGTGTTCAGACTCAGCTGAATAAAATCAGATCCTGACGCAGAAACGTGCTGAAGAGAAATAAAGGACTAAtcctgctgttttgttgctttattaCTGAGGAAAGATTCTAGATTTGATTTCCTGTCCTGTGATACTAGACCTTCGTGACCCTCCACACCGGGGCCGGTCGAGGGAGGAGACGAGTTATTATTTGATGCATCACATCTGTATATGACATTATACAAGAAATAATCCAGGCGGCAGCAAGACGTAAAATAACCAGGATGAAAACGCAAATACGTACAATGAACAATTAGGATTAaattacaccccccccccaatatttccagaaaaactaaagacatgagaaatgaaaatgatcgtACTATATATTTGCATCTGTTTACATCATCTTGATGCATATCAAATAAGATTTGATAACCTCAGGGATCTCTGGGGTTCAGGCCGAACAGGGGCACAGACCCGGACCCGGAGCACAGGGAAACACGGGATGAGACAGGAGGAAACCGTCACTGGAGACTGAGGCTTGGCCGTTCCGTCAGGACCACGGCGGCAAACTGAAGGATCCGGCGAAGACCGGAGCGTGGCACATCCCGGTGCTGGATGTGCCACGTGCTGCAGGCGTTGACTAGCGGACGAGCCTCAGGTGTGCGGGAGGACTGGCGGCAGGGGGAGGCCCGGACCACCACGCCCGGCCAGCCAGACCAGTACAC
This genomic interval from Xiphias gladius isolate SHS-SW01 ecotype Sanya breed wild chromosome 21, ASM1685928v1, whole genome shotgun sequence contains the following:
- the si:ch211-236d3.4 gene encoding protein FAM107B → MDQRRISSPEQGMVKSASAYADLQQHRSEGVHRTPSPVPSYVPQPDYLEGDEEDDLIKPKKLLNPVKASKSHQELHRELLSSYKRGGVSVEMKPELHRVLESRKRDQLIKQRKREEEARRKISPLEAELLKRHKKLEELEKQQEKEQEENLKAPEFVKVKENLRRTSFHSKEEKEV